One window of the Shewanella litorisediminis genome contains the following:
- the ctaD gene encoding cytochrome c oxidase subunit I, translated as MTTTTHDTHQGIHDEHHHGPAKGIMRWILTTNHKDIGTLYLWFSFIMFLTGGAMAMVIRAELFQPGLQLVEPNFFNQMTTVHGLIMVFGAVMPAFTGLANWLIPMMIGAPDMALPRMNNWSFWILPFAFLILLSSLFMEGGAPNFGWTFYAPLSTTYSPDSTALFVFSVHIMGISSIMGAINVIVTIVNLRAPGMTWMKLPLFVWTWLITAFLLIAVMPVLAGVVTMVLTDKYFGTSFFDAAGGGDPVMFQHIFWFFGHPEVYIMILPSFGIISAIVPAFSRKKLFGYASMVYATASIAILSFLVWAHHMFTTGMPVFAELFFMYCTMLIAVPTGVKVFNWVATMWRGSMTFETPMLFAIAFIILFTIGGFSGLMLAITPVDFQYHDTYFVVAHFHYVLVSGAIFSIMAAAYYWLPKWTGHMYDEKLGKLHFWCSVISVNVLFFPMHFLGLAGMPRRIPDYAIQFADVNQIVSIGGFAFGLSQLIFLAVVIKCIRGGEPAPAKPWEGSEGLEWTLPSPAPYHSFSTPPEVK; from the coding sequence ATGACAACCACGACCCACGATACCCATCAGGGCATCCATGACGAACACCATCATGGCCCGGCCAAGGGCATAATGCGTTGGATATTAACAACCAATCACAAGGACATAGGCACCCTCTACCTCTGGTTCAGTTTCATTATGTTCCTGACCGGCGGCGCCATGGCCATGGTAATCCGTGCCGAATTGTTCCAGCCGGGTTTACAGCTGGTCGAGCCAAACTTCTTTAACCAGATGACCACGGTACACGGCCTTATCATGGTGTTCGGCGCCGTAATGCCGGCCTTTACCGGATTGGCTAACTGGCTGATTCCCATGATGATTGGGGCGCCAGATATGGCATTACCCAGAATGAACAACTGGAGTTTCTGGATCCTGCCCTTTGCCTTCCTCATCTTGCTCAGCTCGCTGTTTATGGAAGGCGGCGCACCCAACTTCGGCTGGACTTTTTACGCCCCACTGTCCACCACCTATAGCCCCGACAGTACAGCGCTGTTTGTGTTTTCGGTTCACATCATGGGGATAAGCTCCATCATGGGCGCCATCAACGTGATAGTGACCATAGTCAACCTGCGTGCACCCGGCATGACCTGGATGAAGCTGCCGCTGTTTGTCTGGACCTGGCTCATCACCGCATTCCTGCTGATTGCCGTGATGCCTGTACTGGCAGGGGTCGTCACCATGGTCCTCACCGACAAGTACTTCGGAACCAGTTTCTTTGATGCGGCCGGTGGCGGTGACCCCGTGATGTTCCAGCATATTTTCTGGTTCTTCGGTCACCCCGAGGTGTACATCATGATCCTGCCTTCATTTGGGATCATCTCGGCGATAGTACCGGCATTCAGCCGTAAAAAGCTCTTCGGTTATGCCTCCATGGTCTACGCCACTGCCAGCATCGCCATCCTGTCGTTTCTGGTGTGGGCACACCATATGTTCACCACGGGGATGCCGGTCTTTGCCGAACTCTTCTTCATGTATTGCACCATGTTGATTGCCGTGCCCACAGGGGTAAAGGTGTTCAACTGGGTCGCGACCATGTGGCGGGGTTCCATGACCTTTGAAACCCCAATGCTGTTTGCCATTGCCTTTATCATCCTCTTTACCATTGGCGGTTTCTCGGGACTGATGCTCGCCATCACGCCGGTGGACTTCCAATACCACGACACCTACTTTGTGGTGGCGCACTTCCACTATGTGCTGGTATCCGGTGCCATTTTCTCGATTATGGCGGCAGCCTATTACTGGTTACCCAAGTGGACCGGGCACATGTATGACGAGAAACTCGGCAAGCTGCACTTCTGGTGTTCGGTGATTTCGGTAAACGTGCTGTTTTTCCCCATGCACTTTCTTGGGCTGGCCGGTATGCCACGGCGAATTCCGGACTATGCCATTCAATTTGCCGACGTTAACCAGATAGTCTCCATCGGCGGCTTTGCCTTTGGTCTGTCGCAGCTCATCTTCCTGGCGGTGGTTATCAAGTGTATCCGCGGGGGCGAGCCTGCACCTGCCAAGCCCTGGGAAGGCTCAGAAGGTTTGGAGTGGACGCTGCCAAGTCCAGCCCCCTACCACTCATTCAGCACCCCACCCGAGGTGAAATAA
- a CDS encoding cytochrome c oxidase assembly protein produces the protein MTAPGVSHRKLIVGLCLGCVGMFGFGFALVPLYDVLCEQLGINGKTRSEAAQYSQVQVDEARTVTVEFMAQVQPGMPWEFGPAVKRMEVHPGQLVRTDFLAHNLSENALVGQAIPSVSPGQGAAYFNKTECFCFNQQVLAGKDSANLPLIFFVDPELPESIHTLTLSYTLYDITDKDLAGALQAGAMK, from the coding sequence ATGACGGCGCCCGGAGTCTCCCATCGTAAGCTCATTGTCGGACTCTGCCTTGGCTGTGTTGGCATGTTCGGTTTTGGTTTTGCCCTTGTCCCACTTTACGACGTACTGTGCGAACAACTGGGGATTAACGGCAAAACCCGTTCCGAAGCCGCTCAATACAGCCAGGTACAGGTGGACGAAGCCAGAACTGTGACCGTGGAGTTTATGGCACAGGTGCAGCCGGGGATGCCATGGGAATTTGGCCCCGCGGTAAAGCGTATGGAAGTACATCCGGGGCAGTTGGTACGAACCGACTTTCTGGCACACAACCTGTCCGAAAATGCACTGGTTGGCCAGGCCATTCCCTCGGTATCCCCCGGGCAGGGCGCCGCTTATTTCAACAAGACTGAGTGTTTTTGCTTTAACCAACAGGTGTTGGCTGGAAAGGACAGTGCCAATTTGCCACTGATTTTCTTTGTGGATCCGGAATTGCCTGAGTCTATCCATACCCTGACCCTCTCTTACACCCTGTATGACATCACAGACAAGGATCTGGCCGGTGCCCTGCAGGCGGGAGCCATGAAATGA
- a CDS encoding cytochrome c oxidase subunit 3: MTSKHQNYYVPSQSGWPIIGAIGLFLIAYGAGNFVHQLKSGGSGAGYILLAGIAVILFMMVGWFKNVIDESMSGLYSDQMDRSFRQGMSWFIFSEVMFFAAFFGALLYARTIAVPWLGGASNNAMTHEVLWPAFEAVWPLETTPDGTKTQAMGWTGLPLINTILLLTSSFTLHFAHMGLEKGKRTALTLWLGFTILLGLGFLSLQVEEYIHAYTEMGLTLASGVYGNTFFLLTGFHGLHVTLGTIFLLVLFFRVLKGHFSADNQFAFQAGSWYWHFVDVVWLCLFVFVYVL; the protein is encoded by the coding sequence ATGACAAGCAAACATCAAAACTACTATGTTCCCAGCCAGAGTGGCTGGCCCATTATCGGCGCAATTGGCCTGTTTTTGATTGCCTATGGCGCGGGTAATTTTGTACATCAGCTCAAATCGGGTGGCAGCGGCGCCGGATACATTCTGCTCGCTGGTATTGCCGTGATTCTGTTCATGATGGTTGGCTGGTTCAAAAACGTGATTGATGAGTCCATGTCAGGACTCTATTCAGACCAGATGGACAGGTCCTTCCGTCAGGGGATGAGCTGGTTCATCTTCTCTGAGGTCATGTTCTTTGCCGCCTTTTTCGGAGCACTTCTTTACGCCCGCACCATAGCCGTGCCCTGGCTTGGCGGTGCATCCAACAACGCCATGACCCACGAAGTCCTGTGGCCAGCCTTTGAGGCCGTGTGGCCGCTGGAAACCACCCCCGACGGCACCAAAACCCAGGCCATGGGCTGGACAGGTCTGCCGCTTATCAACACCATCCTGCTGCTCACCTCTTCCTTTACCCTGCACTTTGCCCACATGGGGCTTGAAAAGGGCAAACGCACTGCGCTGACGCTCTGGCTTGGGTTCACCATCTTATTGGGATTGGGCTTCCTGTCGCTTCAGGTTGAAGAATATATCCATGCCTACACCGAAATGGGGCTTACCCTGGCGTCCGGTGTTTATGGCAATACCTTCTTTTTGCTCACAGGATTCCACGGCCTGCACGTTACCCTCGGCACCATCTTCCTGCTGGTGTTGTTTTTCCGGGTGCTCAAGGGCCATTTCAGCGCCGACAACCAGTTTGCATTTCAGGCCGGCAGTTGGTACTGGCACTTTGTGGATGTGGTTTGGCTCTGCCTGTTTGTGTTTGTTTACGTACTTTGA
- a CDS encoding DUF2909 family protein: MTAFVFKSVLVLLLLFIIFNLGRALYIMVKGDGSVPMSRYLGRRVALSALVILLLLLALAMGWVTPHPRPY, encoded by the coding sequence ATGACCGCCTTTGTTTTTAAATCTGTGCTGGTATTGCTGCTGCTTTTTATCATCTTTAATCTCGGCCGAGCCTTGTACATCATGGTCAAGGGGGATGGCAGTGTCCCCATGAGCCGCTATTTGGGCCGCCGTGTTGCCCTGTCCGCCCTGGTCATACTGTTACTGCTGCTGGCATTGGCGATGGGGTGGGTCACACCTCACCCCAGGCCTTACTGA
- a CDS encoding SURF1 family protein — protein MDSPDTKPGYAGKLLMLFTLVLFAALVKLGFWQLERAEEKRELLASLEEHHQASPLSMDSLLARQADDLEGYRLEVTGEFIPGITVLLDNQVLDGQVGYKAFRLLKVDGYQSLILVELGFVPARHDRATKPRIDDIDGHLTLKGRLYRQKLNPLSNTLAAEAGNPMRIQALNIPSLATQLQVDIVQLVLQPDSLPGTSLPRRWTPVNMPPEKHLGYAAQWFSLAAALALLVIFYVVKSRKKQSELRD, from the coding sequence ATGGATTCTCCGGATACCAAGCCGGGGTATGCCGGCAAGTTGCTGATGTTATTCACTCTGGTGTTGTTTGCCGCGCTCGTCAAGTTGGGATTTTGGCAACTCGAACGGGCTGAGGAAAAACGGGAGCTGCTGGCCTCGCTCGAAGAGCACCATCAGGCTTCGCCCTTGTCGATGGACAGTTTGCTGGCCAGGCAAGCTGACGATCTTGAGGGTTATCGTCTCGAAGTGACTGGGGAGTTTATCCCCGGAATAACTGTGCTGCTGGATAATCAGGTACTGGATGGACAGGTGGGATACAAGGCGTTTCGCCTGCTGAAGGTGGATGGCTATCAAAGTTTGATATTGGTGGAACTGGGATTTGTGCCAGCGAGACACGACAGAGCCACTAAGCCCCGGATTGACGATATCGACGGCCACCTCACCTTAAAGGGGCGGCTTTACCGGCAGAAGTTGAATCCACTGAGTAACACGCTGGCAGCCGAAGCGGGTAACCCAATGCGAATTCAGGCGCTCAACATACCTTCGCTGGCGACGCAGTTGCAGGTCGACATTGTTCAACTGGTGCTGCAGCCAGACAGCCTGCCTGGCACGTCTCTGCCCAGGCGCTGGACGCCGGTTAATATGCCACCGGAAAAACATCTGGGCTATGCGGCACAGTGGTTTTCCCTCGCAGCGGCGCTGGCCCTGCTGGTAATTTTTTATGTTGTGAAATCAAGGAAGAAACAGAGCGAGTTAAGGGATTAA
- a CDS encoding COX15/CtaA family protein, which translates to MTLRNLLKVTLACTLMVILLGAYTRLSDAGLGCPDWPGCYGQFKVPSAAHELAKAESLFPDHTIDPAKAWPEMIHRYIASSLGLLVILVLVACYRLKEAPRKLPLFILVLILFQGALGAWTVTMKLMPVVVMSHLLGGFTLLSLLTLLYLRTTGFRIPSGDPGMRQYQRLALACVGVLVAQILLGGWTSSNYAALACTELPFCEGDWTTNLKIADAFSPFQGTHPSFEFGVLDYHARMTIHVAHRFGAIITACLLGLLAFRMIRRAHSKVLRNAGWVLALFLVLQIGLGISNVVLHLPLAIAVAHNLGAAFLLVTLVFINYALWRKA; encoded by the coding sequence ATGACACTGAGAAACCTGCTCAAAGTCACCCTCGCCTGCACCCTGATGGTGATTTTACTCGGTGCTTACACCCGTCTGTCGGATGCCGGCCTAGGTTGTCCCGATTGGCCCGGCTGTTATGGCCAATTTAAGGTCCCCTCTGCGGCACACGAACTGGCCAAAGCCGAATCCCTGTTTCCAGACCATACGATTGATCCGGCAAAAGCCTGGCCGGAAATGATCCACAGATACATTGCCAGCAGCCTGGGCTTACTGGTGATTTTGGTGTTGGTAGCATGCTACAGGTTAAAGGAAGCGCCGCGCAAACTGCCGTTATTTATCCTGGTGCTGATTTTGTTTCAGGGGGCTCTTGGCGCCTGGACTGTCACCATGAAGCTGATGCCCGTGGTGGTGATGTCTCATTTGCTTGGTGGTTTTACCCTGCTGTCGCTGCTGACCTTGCTGTATTTGCGCACCACTGGTTTTCGTATACCCAGCGGTGACCCGGGCATGCGTCAGTATCAGCGGCTGGCCCTGGCCTGTGTCGGGGTGCTGGTAGCGCAAATTCTCCTGGGTGGCTGGACCTCATCCAACTACGCCGCCCTCGCCTGTACTGAGCTCCCGTTTTGCGAGGGCGATTGGACGACCAACCTCAAGATTGCCGACGCCTTCTCCCCCTTTCAGGGCACTCATCCAAGTTTTGAGTTTGGCGTGCTGGACTATCACGCCCGCATGACCATCCACGTTGCTCACAGATTCGGCGCCATCATTACCGCCTGCCTGCTGGGGCTGTTGGCGTTTCGCATGATACGCCGGGCCCACAGTAAGGTGCTTCGCAATGCCGGTTGGGTACTGGCACTGTTTTTGGTGCTGCAAATTGGTCTGGGCATTTCCAACGTGGTGCTGCATCTTCCATTGGCCATTGCCGTTGCCCACAACCTCGGAGCCGCCTTTTTACTGGTGACACTGGTCTTTATCAATTACGCACTTTGGCGCAAAGCCTGA
- the cyoE gene encoding heme o synthase — protein MAKSLSITTVSGQSRLPWRAYLEMTKPKVVALMLLTVLVGMCLALPGPVPLQPLIAGMLGIAMMAGAAAAMNHLIDRRIDGLMARTYNRPLPKGKVPVSHAATFAALLAVMGFACLYWLVNPLTAWLTLASLLGYAVVYTAYLKRATPQNIVIGGLAGAMPPLLGWTAVTNDFHGHGLLLVIIIFAWTPPHFWALAIHRKADYAKVDIPMLPVTHGVEFTKTCIFLYTVLLALACLLPVLVGMSGALYLLGSTFLSIGFIYKAWQLKYHETPGMAMDVFRFSIYHLMLLFILLLVDHYI, from the coding sequence ATGGCCAAATCTCTCTCGATTACAACAGTTTCAGGCCAGTCCCGGTTACCATGGCGAGCCTATTTGGAAATGACCAAACCCAAGGTGGTTGCCTTGATGCTGCTTACTGTACTGGTGGGCATGTGCCTGGCATTGCCGGGGCCTGTGCCGTTGCAGCCGCTGATAGCCGGAATGCTGGGTATCGCCATGATGGCGGGAGCCGCAGCCGCCATGAATCACCTCATTGACCGACGTATCGATGGCCTGATGGCGCGCACCTATAATCGCCCGCTGCCCAAGGGCAAGGTTCCTGTGAGTCATGCAGCCACCTTTGCCGCGCTGTTAGCGGTGATGGGTTTTGCCTGCCTTTACTGGCTGGTCAATCCGCTTACGGCCTGGCTGACGCTGGCGAGCCTGCTTGGCTATGCCGTGGTGTATACCGCTTACCTCAAACGTGCCACGCCGCAAAACATTGTGATTGGTGGCCTCGCCGGCGCCATGCCCCCCCTGCTGGGCTGGACCGCGGTGACCAACGATTTCCATGGCCATGGCTTACTGCTGGTGATTATCATCTTTGCCTGGACCCCCCCCCACTTTTGGGCATTGGCGATACATCGTAAAGCAGATTACGCCAAGGTCGATATTCCCATGTTACCCGTGACCCACGGGGTGGAATTTACCAAAACCTGTATCTTCCTTTACACCGTCTTGCTGGCCCTGGCCTGCCTGTTACCCGTGTTGGTTGGTATGAGCGGAGCCTTGTATTTGCTGGGCTCAACCTTCCTGAGTATCGGTTTTATCTACAAGGCGTGGCAGCTTAAGTATCATGAGACCCCAGGCATGGCGATGGACGTATTCCGCTTTTCTATTTATCACCTGATGCTGCTGTTTATCCTGCTGCTGGTTGACCATTACATTTAA
- a CDS encoding SCO family protein, with protein sequence MKKSWMVAVLLLVGMGGLVLLTYLGDTGDNHSSALDTGYVFPAPKALPPFKLTDQQGQAFDNERLMGKWSLIFLGYTSCPDICPTTMSKLAAAYPELNQENSVQVIFLSVDPARDTPTRLAQYADFFHPDFLAVTGEHSELYSLTRALGMVYTMVGDGPDYQVDHSASIVVISPKGERYAVFKPKSDGQSIPQIRNQALISDMHLIRHQY encoded by the coding sequence ATGAAAAAATCCTGGATGGTGGCCGTATTACTCCTTGTGGGGATGGGTGGCCTGGTATTGCTGACATACTTGGGCGACACCGGTGATAATCACTCATCAGCACTGGACACGGGTTATGTGTTTCCTGCACCCAAAGCCTTGCCTCCATTTAAGCTGACTGACCAGCAAGGGCAAGCCTTTGACAATGAGCGACTCATGGGCAAGTGGAGTCTGATTTTTCTGGGCTACACCTCTTGCCCTGACATCTGCCCAACGACCATGTCCAAGCTGGCGGCGGCTTACCCAGAGCTGAATCAGGAAAATTCGGTGCAGGTTATATTCCTTTCCGTCGATCCGGCGCGGGACACGCCGACAAGGCTTGCCCAATATGCCGACTTTTTTCATCCGGACTTTCTCGCGGTCACCGGCGAGCATAGCGAATTGTATTCGCTCACCCGGGCCCTGGGCATGGTGTACACCATGGTGGGAGACGGCCCCGACTATCAGGTTGACCACAGCGCTTCCATCGTGGTGATTTCCCCCAAAGGCGAAAGATACGCTGTTTTCAAGCCCAAGAGCGATGGCCAATCCATTCCGCAAATCCGCAATCAGGCTCTGATTTCTGATATGCACCTTATCCGTCATCAGTACTGA
- a CDS encoding STAS domain-containing protein yields MPENTVELGSELTIRNIQPIYSQLAELLHQGRPVTLNASRLIKADTAGLQLLLCLQSHCTNCSIPLNWKGITTELVAQFKQMGMQLPGITDQA; encoded by the coding sequence ATGCCAGAAAACACGGTAGAGCTCGGAAGCGAGCTGACCATCCGCAATATCCAGCCTATCTACAGTCAGTTAGCAGAACTGCTCCATCAGGGCAGACCTGTGACCCTGAACGCCTCCCGGCTAATCAAGGCTGACACCGCTGGTCTGCAACTGCTGCTGTGCCTGCAGTCCCATTGTACAAACTGCAGTATCCCACTGAACTGGAAAGGAATAACTACAGAACTAGTCGCTCAGTTCAAGCAGATGGGTATGCAGCTTCCGGGAATAACCGATCAAGCGTAA
- a CDS encoding response regulator, translating into MKKILAVDDSASMRQMVGFTLKTAGFDVTEACNGDEALKAAQAGQYDLVISDVNMPVMDGITLIRNLRTLPAYKFTPLLMLTTESGGDKKQEGRAAGATGWIVKPFNPEQLLATVRKVLG; encoded by the coding sequence ATGAAGAAGATTCTTGCCGTTGATGATTCGGCCTCTATGAGACAAATGGTGGGTTTCACCCTGAAAACCGCCGGATTTGATGTCACCGAGGCCTGCAATGGCGATGAAGCCCTGAAAGCAGCGCAGGCCGGCCAGTACGACCTGGTCATCTCGGATGTGAACATGCCCGTAATGGACGGCATAACCCTTATCCGTAACCTGCGTACTCTGCCGGCATACAAGTTTACTCCACTGCTGATGCTGACCACCGAATCCGGTGGCGATAAAAAGCAGGAGGGACGGGCCGCAGGCGCTACAGGCTGGATAGTAAAACCTTTCAATCCGGAACAATTGCTGGCTACGGTGCGCAAAGTGTTGGGATAA
- a CDS encoding chemotaxis protein CheA: protein MDIDLSQFSQVFFEESIEGLAIMESELLKLDVATPDPETINTIFRAAHSIKGGSATFGFTQVANYTHLLETLLDEIRDGRRQMQPEHVDILLLSVDLLRGMFEALMSQAEFNDPKLPELELRLNHTLANQPTQAQSASTPSASTATQSTASCWQIDFKAGADIMRCGNDPMLMFAELASKGPLTAELLPVSFPVWDDFDPEACYLHWRLALITDEPLAKLKEVFEWVEDECEISYNQAEAAPAAELAIPEQAQPPQPEVDMAVSAPEVIALVPEVPASPSDKAVASQKQSAAAKSGESSSIRVSTEKIDMLINMVGELVITQAMLGQIGQQDEINQESLLLLQQGLEQLASHTRDLQESVMQIRMLPISFAFNRFPRLVRDIGQQLGKKVELILKGEDTELDKTVLEKIVDPMVHLVRNSLDHGLESPEVRLAQGKPETGTIMLNAYHQGGCIIIEIADDGAGLNTGKILQKARQKGLVGPDEELSEDAIHQLIFKPGFSTADAVSDLSGRGVGMDVVKRNIHELNGSIELKSDAGKGSRFTIRLPLTLAILDGQLVRIGKHIYVVPLVSIYESLQVPTNRINRLSDGHELIRLRDEYLPVIKMYREFNHDADAREIKDGLVMVVDHNNEKTGLLVDELLAQQQVVIKSLEENYTRIPGISGATILGDGTVALIIDVAGLVKLAGIGSSNEHAA, encoded by the coding sequence ATGGACATAGATCTTAGCCAATTCAGCCAGGTGTTCTTCGAAGAAAGTATCGAGGGACTGGCGATTATGGAGTCAGAGCTGCTGAAGCTGGACGTGGCCACGCCGGACCCGGAAACCATTAATACCATCTTCAGGGCAGCACACTCCATCAAGGGGGGCAGCGCTACCTTTGGATTTACCCAGGTAGCCAACTACACCCATTTGCTGGAAACCCTCCTGGATGAGATCCGCGATGGCCGCAGGCAGATGCAACCAGAGCACGTTGACATACTGCTGTTGTCGGTTGACCTGCTCAGGGGCATGTTCGAAGCCCTGATGAGCCAAGCCGAATTCAACGACCCCAAATTACCCGAGTTGGAGCTGCGGCTGAATCACACCCTGGCCAATCAGCCGACCCAAGCGCAATCCGCATCAACCCCTTCTGCATCAACGGCAACCCAGTCAACAGCATCGTGCTGGCAAATTGATTTCAAGGCGGGTGCCGACATCATGCGCTGCGGCAACGATCCCATGCTGATGTTTGCGGAACTGGCGTCCAAAGGCCCTCTGACAGCCGAGCTCCTGCCGGTTTCCTTCCCCGTATGGGACGATTTTGATCCCGAAGCCTGCTACCTGCACTGGCGCTTAGCCTTGATAACAGACGAACCACTGGCAAAACTCAAAGAAGTTTTCGAGTGGGTCGAAGATGAATGTGAAATCAGTTACAACCAAGCTGAAGCAGCGCCTGCTGCCGAGTTGGCCATCCCAGAGCAGGCTCAACCCCCTCAACCCGAGGTAGACATGGCGGTCTCAGCGCCCGAGGTTATCGCCCTGGTGCCTGAGGTGCCGGCAAGCCCCTCTGACAAAGCGGTAGCCAGCCAAAAGCAAAGCGCTGCCGCCAAGAGTGGCGAGAGCAGCTCCATCCGGGTCAGCACCGAAAAAATCGATATGCTTATCAATATGGTGGGTGAACTGGTTATCACCCAGGCCATGCTGGGACAAATCGGCCAGCAGGATGAAATCAATCAGGAGTCACTGTTACTGCTGCAACAGGGGCTTGAGCAGCTGGCCTCCCATACCCGGGATTTGCAGGAAAGCGTGATGCAAATTCGCATGCTGCCCATCAGCTTTGCGTTTAACCGCTTCCCCCGTTTGGTCAGAGACATAGGCCAACAGCTCGGTAAGAAAGTAGAGCTCATCCTCAAGGGTGAAGACACAGAGCTGGATAAAACCGTGCTGGAAAAGATTGTCGACCCCATGGTCCATCTGGTGCGCAATTCACTCGACCATGGACTGGAATCTCCGGAAGTCAGGCTGGCACAGGGCAAGCCTGAAACCGGCACCATCATGCTCAATGCCTACCATCAGGGCGGCTGCATCATCATAGAAATAGCGGATGATGGCGCCGGGCTGAACACTGGCAAGATCCTCCAAAAAGCCCGCCAGAAAGGTCTGGTTGGTCCCGACGAGGAACTGTCGGAAGACGCCATACATCAGCTGATATTCAAACCCGGATTTTCCACCGCCGATGCCGTATCGGATCTCTCTGGCCGCGGTGTGGGCATGGATGTGGTCAAACGGAATATTCATGAACTTAACGGATCCATCGAACTTAAGTCCGACGCAGGCAAAGGCAGCCGCTTTACTATTCGGCTCCCTCTGACACTGGCCATCCTCGACGGCCAGCTCGTCCGAATTGGCAAACACATTTACGTGGTGCCCCTCGTGTCTATTTACGAATCGCTGCAGGTGCCCACCAACCGCATTAATCGGCTGTCCGATGGGCATGAGCTTATTCGTCTGCGGGATGAATACTTGCCGGTGATCAAGATGTACCGCGAATTCAACCACGATGCCGACGCCCGCGAAATCAAAGACGGCCTGGTGATGGTGGTGGATCACAACAATGAAAAAACCGGCTTGCTGGTGGACGAACTGCTGGCGCAGCAACAGGTGGTGATTAAGAGCCTGGAGGAAAACTACACCCGTATTCCGGGGATTTCCGGCGCCACCATACTGGGCGACGGCACAGTCGCCCTCATCATAGACGTCGCCGGACTGGTCAAATTGGCCGGCATTGGCAGCAGCAATGAACACGCCGCGTAA
- a CDS encoding chemotaxis protein CheW → MADISIEQVKQGNQQYLSFIMANEEYGVDILSVQEIRGWEPTTVLPNAPDYVKGVINLRGTIVPIIDLRQKFGIKTLEYGATTVVIVVKVTMDETQKVIGIVVDAVSDVFSIEEEEIRRAPDFGHGTDLRFIKGLANVQDKMVILLEINRLLGSAILPDPETLNRIIGNLEQQSQVMTA, encoded by the coding sequence ATGGCTGACATTTCCATCGAACAGGTCAAGCAGGGTAATCAACAGTATCTGAGCTTCATTATGGCCAACGAAGAATACGGGGTGGATATCCTCTCGGTACAGGAAATTCGAGGCTGGGAGCCCACCACAGTGCTGCCCAATGCCCCCGACTATGTGAAGGGCGTTATTAACCTGCGTGGCACCATAGTCCCCATCATAGATTTGCGCCAAAAATTTGGTATCAAGACCCTTGAATATGGCGCAACTACAGTGGTGATCGTGGTCAAGGTGACCATGGATGAAACACAAAAGGTGATTGGCATAGTGGTAGATGCCGTATCAGACGTTTTCAGCATCGAAGAAGAAGAAATCCGCAGGGCGCCGGACTTTGGTCACGGAACAGATCTGCGATTCATCAAGGGGCTGGCAAATGTACAGGACAAGATGGTCATTCTGCTTGAGATCAACCGGTTGCTTGGCTCTGCCATCTTGCCGGATCCCGAGACTCTGAACAGGATCATCGGCAATCTCGAACAACAATCTCAGGTAATGACTGCCTGA